The following proteins come from a genomic window of Miscanthus floridulus cultivar M001 chromosome 2, ASM1932011v1, whole genome shotgun sequence:
- the LOC136540000 gene encoding late embryogenesis abundant protein 17-like — protein MASRQNTREARAEADARRAVEELARARDEHLEKAELNARSAADEIARSRADRGGAGAGGGGILESVQEGARSFASAVGRTFGGAKDSAVDKTAQPTGEKHGEYKDYTAEKARETKDSVAQKTSETAEATKNKLGEYKDSAVEKARETKDAVAQKTSENAEATKNKLGEYKDAAAGKAREAVDTTAEKARQAKDATKQKAQETMGATAEKAREAKDVTRQKAGEYTEAGREAAQEARDRTRATAQTAADKARETASTHDTDKGQGQGLLGALGNVTGAIKEKLTLGQGQQQQQVDVRLGGEDERAAKECAAEKAASVYFEEKDRLMRQRAEERVDQCVEKCVEGCAGSSCVHRQGKM, from the exons ATGGCATCGAGGCAGAACACGCGTGAGGCGCGCGCCGAGGCCGACGCGCGGCGCGCCGTGGAGGAGCTGGCGCGGGCGCGTGACGAGCACCTCGAGAAGGCGGAGTTGAACGCCCGCTCGGCCGCGGACGAGATCGCGCGCTCGCGCGCCgaccgcggcggcgccggcgccggtggcGGTGGCATCCTGGAGAGCGTGCAGGAGGGCGCCAGGTCCTTCGCTAGCGCCGTGGGCCGCACCTTCGGCGGCGCCAAGGATTCGGCGGTGGACAAGACGGCGCAGCCTACGGGCGAGAAGCACGGCGAGTACAAGGACTACACCGCCGAGAAGGCCCGGGAGACCAAGGACAGCGTCGCGCAGAAGACAAGCGAGACGGCGGAGGCGACCAAGAACAAGCTGGGCGAGTACAAGGACAGCGCCGTGGAGAAGGCGAGGGAGACCAAGGACGCGGTGGCGCAGAAGACTAGCGAGAACGCGGAGGCGACCAAGAACAAGCTCGGGGAGTACAAGGACGCGGCGGCCGGGAAGGCGCGGGAGGCCGTGGACACCACCGCCGAGAAGGCGAGGCAGGCGAAGGACGCCACCAAGCAGAAGGCCCAGGAGACGATGGGCGCCACCGCCGAAAAGGCGAGGGAGGCCAAGGACGTGACCAGGCAGAAGGCGGGCGAGTACACCGAGGCTGGCAGGGAGGCCGCGCAGGAGGCCAGGGACAGGACCCGGGCCACAGCGCAGACCGCCGCCGACAAGGCAAGGGAGACGGCCAGCACTCACGACACCGATAA GGGGCAGGGACAAGGTCTGCTGGGGGCGCTGGGGAACGTGACGGGCGCGATCAAGGAGAAGCTGACGCTGGGCCaaggccagcagcagcagcaagtcgATGTCCGGCTGGGCGGCGAGGACGAGCGCGCGGCGAAGGAGTGCGCGGCTGAGAAGGCGGCGTCGGTGTACTTCGAGGAGAAGGACCGGCTGATGCGGCAGCGCGCGGAGGAGCGGGTGGACCAGTGCGTGGAGAAGTGCGTGGAGGGGTGCGCCGGCTCGTCCTGCGTGCACCGCCAGGGGAAGATGTGA